In a single window of the Dinghuibacter silviterrae genome:
- a CDS encoding YdcF family protein — protein MRLSMGVSFLTLLTISVHAQTAWDPHYTPVRSGSWIQDKDFYLFTLMEGTAVKTAVQNEPFFANLLTSKDSLLGSIVHARGKSPQEFIKAFVWTPEEITSVDSALCLVCAKSPKVMGVLAAEMRRSGCWIRDASLNDSALVRKAWEDAALKENRVITNYTTNKGFRYAAIDSATFGPGSPIAREMLGEMLMMLWHGKDKMSAFFQPSLETALNILFINNRDEAGRFEPLDSTNRPAYTRVTGTVWKNFPYSAILIPGEGPENEWPMSPMGKYRCQLGAEAYRAGKAPFLIVSGGFVHPFQTPYCEAEEMKEYLIHVLGVPAEAVILEPHARHTTTNIRNANRILLRKGFPPDKRVLCMSTAGQTAYIEAPFFAARCRMEMGYVPFTDLHAEDAFGVSYRIDPASLQMDAIDPLDP, from the coding sequence ATGCGCCTGTCCATGGGAGTGTCTTTTCTGACCTTGCTCACGATATCCGTACACGCACAAACCGCCTGGGATCCGCATTATACGCCTGTTCGAAGCGGCTCGTGGATACAGGACAAGGACTTTTACCTGTTTACCTTGATGGAAGGGACGGCGGTAAAAACCGCGGTGCAAAACGAACCTTTTTTCGCCAATCTGTTGACATCGAAGGACAGCCTCTTGGGTTCGATCGTGCATGCACGTGGAAAGTCACCCCAGGAATTTATCAAGGCTTTTGTCTGGACACCGGAAGAGATTACTTCAGTGGACAGCGCCTTGTGCCTGGTGTGTGCAAAATCGCCAAAAGTGATGGGCGTCCTGGCGGCGGAGATGCGCCGCTCCGGGTGTTGGATCAGGGACGCGTCCCTTAACGACTCCGCATTGGTGCGGAAGGCGTGGGAAGACGCAGCGCTTAAAGAAAACCGGGTCATCACGAACTATACAACGAACAAGGGCTTCCGCTATGCGGCGATAGACTCGGCGACGTTTGGACCGGGGAGCCCTATTGCCAGGGAAATGCTGGGAGAAATGCTGATGATGCTTTGGCATGGCAAGGATAAGATGTCTGCCTTTTTTCAGCCGTCGCTGGAAACGGCCCTGAATATCCTCTTTATCAACAACCGGGACGAGGCGGGCCGTTTTGAACCGTTGGACAGCACCAACCGTCCGGCCTACACGCGTGTAACCGGGACCGTGTGGAAAAACTTTCCCTACTCGGCCATCCTGATCCCCGGAGAAGGGCCGGAAAATGAATGGCCGATGAGCCCCATGGGCAAATACCGCTGCCAACTGGGCGCGGAGGCCTACCGGGCGGGGAAGGCACCTTTCCTCATCGTGTCGGGCGGGTTTGTCCATCCTTTCCAAACCCCATATTGCGAGGCGGAGGAAATGAAAGAGTACCTGATCCATGTGTTGGGCGTACCGGCCGAAGCGGTGATCCTGGAGCCGCACGCCCGGCATACGACAACCAACATCCGTAACGCCAACCGGATCCTGCTGCGGAAGGGTTTTCCCCCGGATAAACGGGTGTTGTGTATGTCGACGGCGGGCCAGACGGCGTACATCGAAGCACCATTCTTTGCCGCCCGCTGCCGTATGGAAATGGGCTATGTCCCGTTTACGGACCTCCACGCAGAGGACGCGTTTGGCGTGTCTTACCGCATTGACCCTGCTTCCCTTCAAATGGATGCCATCGATCCTTTAGACCCATAA
- a CDS encoding YceD family protein: MSSRRAFEIAFVGLKPGMHEYRYEIDDAFFEEYGHQDFKGVKAEVKLTLDKKASFLILKFEVGGKVDVSCDRCGNDLPLDLWDEFNILVKMVDNPDEMNEEESDPDVFYISRTESHIDVKGWIYEFISLSVPMQRMCAENEIGGPYCNKEVLARLAGMKPSDGEGGKKTTNSLWKGLDKFKKQ; encoded by the coding sequence ATGAGTAGTCGCCGGGCTTTTGAAATCGCGTTCGTGGGTTTGAAACCGGGTATGCATGAATACCGGTATGAGATCGATGATGCGTTTTTCGAGGAGTACGGACACCAGGATTTCAAGGGTGTAAAGGCGGAAGTAAAGTTGACCCTGGACAAAAAGGCGTCTTTTTTGATCCTGAAGTTCGAGGTCGGCGGCAAAGTGGATGTATCGTGTGATCGCTGCGGGAATGACCTCCCCCTGGACCTTTGGGATGAATTCAACATCCTGGTCAAGATGGTGGACAACCCGGATGAGATGAATGAAGAAGAATCGGACCCGGACGTATTTTATATTTCCAGGACCGAAAGCCACATCGACGTGAAGGGCTGGATCTACGAGTTTATCAGCCTGAGCGTACCGATGCAGCGGATGTGTGCGGAGAATGAGATCGGCGGTCCGTATTGTAACAAAGAAGTGCTGGCCCGTCTGGCCGGTATGAAGCCTTCCGATGGGGAAGGCGGTAAAAAAACGACCAATTCCCTTTGGAAGGGATTAGATAAATTTAAAAAACAATAA
- the dcd gene encoding dCTP deaminase → MILSDKRILEEMDKGTIKIVPFQPDCLGSNSYDVHLGKHLATYVDDTLDARKHNTITHFEIPEEGIVLLPHKFYLGVTQEYTETHAHVPFLEGKSSTGRLGIDIHATAGKGDVGFCGNWTLEISVKQPVRVYAGMPVGQLIYFPVDGEVAVKYNSKAGAKYSGQPDKPVESMMWKNKF, encoded by the coding sequence ATGATACTGTCCGACAAGCGCATCCTGGAAGAAATGGACAAAGGCACGATCAAGATAGTTCCTTTCCAACCCGACTGCCTTGGAAGCAACTCCTACGACGTACACCTGGGCAAACACCTGGCGACCTACGTCGATGACACGCTGGACGCCCGCAAACACAACACCATCACGCACTTCGAAATCCCCGAAGAAGGCATCGTGCTCCTCCCCCACAAGTTCTACTTAGGCGTCACCCAGGAATACACCGAAACCCACGCCCACGTCCCCTTTCTGGAAGGCAAATCCTCCACCGGCCGCTTGGGCATCGACATCCACGCCACCGCCGGCAAGGGCGACGTTGGCTTTTGCGGCAACTGGACCCTCGAAATCTCCGTCAAACAACCCGTCCGCGTCTACGCCGGTATGCCCGTCGGCCAGCTCATCTACTTCCCCGTCGACGGCGAAGTGGCCGTCAAATACAACAGCAAGGCTGGCGCCAAGTACAGCGGGCAGCCGGACAAGCCGGTCGAAAGTATGATGTGGAAAAATAAGTTCTAG
- a CDS encoding nuclear transport factor 2 family protein, translated as MTTQQIADRLVTHCKAGEWGKAHKELYANDALSIEPYATPAFEKEVKGLDAITKKGKDFDAMVESLHGVAISTPLVTGNSIAFVLDMDVTMKGRPRERMSELCVYTVKDGKITAEQFFM; from the coding sequence ATGACCACGCAACAAATTGCAGACCGTTTGGTCACGCACTGCAAGGCAGGCGAATGGGGCAAGGCCCACAAAGAGTTGTACGCCAACGACGCGCTCAGTATCGAGCCTTATGCCACGCCCGCGTTTGAAAAGGAAGTCAAGGGGCTGGACGCCATCACAAAAAAAGGTAAGGACTTCGACGCGATGGTAGAGTCCCTGCACGGCGTTGCCATTTCCACCCCCCTGGTGACCGGGAACTCGATCGCCTTTGTACTTGACATGGATGTCACGATGAAGGGGCGGCCGCGGGAACGCATGTCGGAACTGTGTGTGTACACCGTCAAGGACGGGAAGATTACGGCGGAGCAGTTCTTCATGTGA
- a CDS encoding 4'-phosphopantetheinyl transferase family protein — MGLFFQQDINECTRLGVWQIAEPADFFLKSVPLQREISHPHKRLQHLAGRFLLRYLYPDFPYKDILIANTRKPYVPGESFHFSISHCGNFAAAIVSRHYRVGIDIEAFTPKVEKIIHKFLSPAEQAFLDPRAPLQHAIVCWGAKEAVYKWYGIGEMDFMRDMPLEPFTYGSEGALACRFSKQEPPRILPMRFKTWRDMAMVHLVTEP; from the coding sequence ATGGGACTTTTTTTTCAACAAGATATAAACGAATGTACGCGCCTGGGGGTTTGGCAGATCGCAGAGCCGGCCGACTTTTTCCTGAAATCGGTCCCCTTGCAGCGGGAAATCTCACACCCCCACAAACGGTTGCAGCACCTGGCCGGACGCTTCCTGCTCCGCTACCTTTACCCCGATTTCCCATACAAAGACATCCTTATAGCGAATACCCGGAAGCCGTATGTCCCGGGGGAGTCCTTCCATTTTTCCATTTCGCACTGCGGAAATTTCGCGGCGGCCATCGTGAGCCGCCACTATCGTGTGGGTATAGACATCGAGGCGTTTACCCCCAAGGTGGAGAAGATCATCCATAAATTCCTAAGCCCGGCCGAGCAGGCTTTTCTGGACCCTCGTGCACCCTTGCAGCACGCGATCGTGTGCTGGGGCGCGAAGGAGGCGGTCTATAAATGGTATGGCATCGGGGAGATGGACTTTATGCGGGACATGCCGCTGGAACCATTTACCTATGGATCAGAGGGCGCGCTGGCATGCCGTTTTTCAAAACAGGAGCCCCCGCGCATCCTGCCGATGCGGTTTAAAACCTGGAGGGACATGGCGATGGTGCACCTGGTGACGGAGCCCTAA
- a CDS encoding DUF1800 domain-containing protein yields MRRPFSIVVLGLALCSLCTGPGLLASTGPGSRPAHGPGTTPAPGSGTPPAAKRTHFPYKQAGLTERQAAAHLLSRFTYGPTPGQIDEVVHEGLERWFSKQLEADLPEDSLNRLLGGYDALQLTNAQVRQTFPRQGEVLRMMRKDGTISSDSAMADPKVYKDLLKTYMDQKGFKPIQELYRQFYCQKVLRAIYTNNQVLEVMTDFWFNHFNVSVTKGDCAEFIPAYERDVIRPNALGHFGDLLLATAKSPAMLYYLDNFSSTAPVDQPNGKNPPRRSGGINENYAREVMELHTMGVDGGYTQSDVTQAARVLTGWTVFPMGQEQNPMVQRLEAMPPAEMAKQGFVHDGDFVFIPNRHDKGEKTVLGKTFGPDEGYDEGVRLLDILAHHPSTAHFLCKELATRFVCDTPSEALVDRMAKTFLAKNGDIRQVLLTMVSSPEFWGPDAVREKIKSPFELAISSIRSLHATVDQPFQVYNWVSRMGERLYSYQAPTGFPDRGQYWINTGSLLNRMNFGLAIASGRIPGVRVDLAALNNHHEPESAEAALETYAHLILPERKVDETIRRLTPMVNDPALAGKVQAASKKNPAQGEEAAPGIAQPVAMTEAPPSPAMLSQVVGVIIGSPEFQRR; encoded by the coding sequence ATGCGAAGACCATTTTCGATTGTCGTGCTGGGGCTTGCCCTTTGTTCCTTGTGCACAGGGCCGGGACTGCTGGCGTCCACGGGGCCTGGCTCGCGCCCGGCGCACGGCCCGGGTACGACCCCAGCGCCCGGCTCGGGTACGCCCCCGGCGGCCAAGCGTACGCATTTCCCTTACAAACAAGCCGGTCTTACCGAGCGCCAGGCGGCCGCCCATTTGCTGAGCCGCTTTACCTACGGCCCGACCCCGGGTCAGATCGACGAGGTGGTTCATGAGGGGCTGGAGCGTTGGTTTTCAAAGCAATTGGAAGCCGATCTTCCGGAGGATTCGCTGAACCGCCTTCTGGGCGGGTATGACGCCCTTCAACTGACCAATGCCCAGGTCCGCCAGACCTTTCCCCGGCAGGGGGAGGTATTGCGCATGATGCGCAAGGACGGGACGATTTCGTCCGACTCCGCCATGGCCGACCCTAAGGTATACAAAGACCTCCTGAAAACCTATATGGACCAAAAGGGTTTTAAACCCATCCAGGAATTGTACCGGCAATTTTATTGCCAGAAGGTGCTTCGGGCGATCTATACGAACAACCAGGTCCTGGAAGTCATGACGGATTTTTGGTTTAACCACTTCAACGTATCGGTGACCAAAGGGGATTGCGCCGAATTTATTCCGGCGTATGAGCGGGACGTGATCCGGCCCAACGCTTTGGGACACTTTGGAGACTTGCTCCTGGCCACGGCCAAGTCCCCGGCGATGTTGTACTACCTGGATAATTTCAGCAGCACGGCACCCGTGGACCAGCCGAATGGAAAAAATCCCCCCCGCAGGTCCGGCGGGATCAACGAGAACTACGCCCGGGAAGTGATGGAACTGCATACGATGGGGGTGGACGGCGGCTATACGCAATCGGACGTCACCCAGGCGGCCCGTGTCCTGACGGGCTGGACCGTTTTCCCGATGGGCCAGGAACAGAATCCGATGGTGCAGCGCCTGGAGGCCATGCCCCCGGCCGAGATGGCTAAACAGGGTTTTGTACACGACGGCGACTTTGTCTTTATCCCCAACCGCCACGACAAGGGCGAGAAAACCGTGCTGGGGAAGACGTTTGGACCGGACGAGGGGTATGACGAAGGGGTACGTCTGCTGGACATACTGGCCCACCATCCGTCGACCGCTCACTTTTTATGTAAGGAACTGGCGACCCGGTTTGTCTGCGACACCCCCTCCGAGGCGTTGGTCGATCGCATGGCCAAAACGTTTTTGGCCAAAAACGGGGACATTCGCCAGGTCCTGCTGACGATGGTGTCTTCCCCCGAGTTCTGGGGGCCGGACGCGGTTCGGGAAAAAATAAAATCCCCGTTTGAGCTGGCGATCAGCTCCATACGCAGTCTTCACGCCACGGTTGATCAACCCTTCCAGGTGTACAACTGGGTTTCCAGGATGGGAGAACGGCTTTATTCCTATCAGGCCCCGACGGGTTTCCCGGACAGGGGGCAGTACTGGATCAATACGGGATCCCTGCTCAACCGGATGAATTTTGGCCTGGCGATCGCCTCCGGGCGGATACCCGGGGTGCGCGTAGACCTGGCGGCGCTGAACAACCACCACGAGCCGGAGAGTGCGGAGGCTGCGCTGGAAACGTATGCGCACCTGATCCTGCCGGAACGAAAGGTAGACGAGACGATACGGCGGCTGACGCCGATGGTGAATGATCCGGCATTGGCGGGAAAAGTACAGGCGGCCAGTAAAAAGAATCCTGCGCAAGGGGAGGAAGCGGCCCCAGGCATCGCGCAGCCTGTGGCGATGACGGAGGCCCCGCCTTCGCCCGCAATGCTGTCGCAAGTGGTGGGCGTCATCATAGGTTCGCCCGAATTTCAAAGACGGTAA
- a CDS encoding fructosamine kinase family protein, with translation MNPSFFDRVLQMLREGAPDVGAASAPGAGDASATGVGAAGATRRVGGGTVTHISRVSGGDISDAYVLETGGGRFFCKVQDATRGQAMFEAEVRGLEALRPHFPRVPAVVGTGTLEGKAFLVLEWLQEGKPRPDRWERLGEALARLHRGAGVAAASGAAAGGAAASGAAASGAAAGGAAASGAAASGAAASGAAAGPAAPSAALTFGLEADNFIATLPQDNHPEPTWPAFYTKRRLLPLWKQGIARGLFSVKTLGQVEALEARMNQFFPKNLPSLLHGDLWSGNTKTGPDGDIWIFDPAVYRGHREMDLAMTRLFGGFPPEFYEAYGPLDAGWEERVAICQLYPLLVHALLFGGGYVQECMGIVATYAGG, from the coding sequence ATGAACCCGTCATTTTTCGACCGCGTCCTACAAATGCTTCGCGAGGGGGCCCCCGACGTAGGCGCCGCAAGCGCGCCGGGCGCAGGGGACGCAAGCGCAACGGGCGTGGGCGCCGCGGGCGCAACGCGCCGCGTTGGCGGCGGCACGGTGACGCATATCTCCCGTGTCTCCGGCGGAGACATCAGTGACGCCTATGTGCTGGAGACCGGCGGCGGCCGGTTCTTTTGCAAGGTGCAGGACGCCACCCGCGGACAGGCAATGTTCGAGGCCGAGGTTCGCGGGTTGGAGGCGCTGCGGCCGCACTTTCCGCGGGTACCCGCGGTGGTCGGCACCGGTACCCTGGAGGGGAAGGCCTTCCTGGTGCTGGAATGGCTGCAGGAGGGGAAGCCCCGCCCGGATCGCTGGGAGCGCCTGGGCGAGGCGCTTGCGCGGCTGCATCGGGGCGCGGGCGTGGCCGCAGCGAGTGGCGCGGCAGCGGGTGGCGCGGCAGCGAGTGGCGCGGCAGCGAGTGGCGCGGCAGCGGGTGGCGCGGCGGCGAGTGGCGCAGCGGCGAGTGGCGCGGCAGCGAGTGGCGCGGCAGCGGGGCCTGCGGCCCCAAGCGCAGCGCTGACCTTCGGCCTGGAGGCCGACAACTTCATCGCCACGCTCCCGCAAGACAACCACCCCGAGCCCACCTGGCCCGCCTTCTACACAAAAAGACGGCTGCTGCCCCTGTGGAAACAGGGCATAGCCCGTGGGCTATTCAGTGTCAAGACGTTAGGACAGGTAGAAGCGCTCGAAGCGCGCATGAACCAATTTTTCCCCAAAAATTTGCCCTCCCTCCTTCACGGAGACCTTTGGTCCGGAAACACCAAAACGGGCCCGGACGGGGACATCTGGATCTTCGACCCGGCGGTGTACCGCGGGCACCGGGAAATGGACCTGGCCATGACGCGGCTTTTTGGGGGTTTCCCGCCCGAGTTTTATGAAGCGTACGGCCCGCTGGACGCGGGTTGGGAGGAACGGGTGGCGATTTGCCAGCTGTACCCGCTCCTGGTGCATGCGCTTTTGTTCGGGGGCGGATATGTACAGGAATGTATGGGGATCGTGGCCACATACGCCGGGGGATGA
- a CDS encoding basic secretory protein-like protein, translating to MTCFLALCLLVQVGVRAETRDTVTRSGYTLIFVNQDTAFDPAVKARLISTFFTVYPKEAALYNPQTLTRVTFVVDPSYNGVAETGGGVTRFNPQWFKKHPGDVDVVTHEVMHIVQAYPNGAGPGWITEGIADYVRYTLGVDNAGANWHLPDYAPQQSYRNAYRVTARFFAWLEAHGYAGVIKKLDGIMRTATYTDGTWIQLTGKDVDQLWADYAANPAL from the coding sequence ATGACATGTTTTCTTGCCCTTTGCCTGCTCGTACAGGTGGGCGTTCGCGCTGAAACCCGCGACACCGTGACCCGTTCCGGTTATACCCTCATCTTTGTCAACCAGGATACGGCCTTTGATCCGGCGGTCAAGGCCCGGCTGATCAGCACCTTTTTCACCGTTTATCCAAAGGAAGCGGCGTTGTATAATCCGCAGACCCTTACCCGGGTGACCTTTGTCGTCGATCCTAGCTATAATGGCGTGGCCGAGACGGGTGGGGGCGTAACCCGTTTTAATCCCCAATGGTTTAAAAAACATCCCGGGGACGTCGACGTCGTCACCCATGAAGTGATGCACATCGTCCAGGCCTATCCCAACGGCGCCGGGCCGGGCTGGATCACCGAGGGCATCGCGGACTATGTGCGCTATACCCTGGGCGTGGACAATGCCGGGGCGAACTGGCACCTGCCGGATTATGCGCCCCAGCAAAGCTATCGCAACGCTTACCGGGTGACGGCGCGTTTTTTTGCATGGCTCGAAGCGCATGGCTATGCGGGTGTCATCAAAAAACTGGATGGCATCATGCGGACCGCGACCTACACGGACGGGACCTGGATACAGCTTACCGGGAAGGACGTGGACCAGTTGTGGGCGGATTATGCGGCAAACCCGGCGTTGTAA
- a CDS encoding DUF2130 domain-containing protein — translation MATDIKCPNCGHRFPMEEAVSEEFKNDLREKMLEYKRQRDDEFIRKEAELQRQAKDRETLLTRQAQEKEADLQRQAKEREALLTRQVQEEREQLRRTVAADYENQLQLLQHANREGEEKLKEARRKEMEYLQKEQDLTTKEQELELTLQRRLLEERTALTEKIRKEELDKVALKETEHQLRVRELEKQLEDQKKLAEEMKRKAEQGSTQLQGEIQELALEEMLRTAFPFDLVEEVGKGIRGADCIQTVRNSFGQVCGKIIYESKRTKEFSKDWPEKLKADMRHLSADLAILVTQTMPRDMDRFGERDGVWICTFSEVGALAHVLRDGLLKVYNASRSQENQGEKMVMLYRYLTSNEFAEQWKAIREGFASMRQSIQRERDAMEKLWKAREKQLEKVLLNAAHIKGSIEGIAGSDSVDLRLTDEEDEASDLLLN, via the coding sequence ATGGCAACAGATATCAAATGCCCGAATTGTGGTCACCGGTTTCCCATGGAAGAGGCTGTTTCCGAAGAATTCAAGAATGACCTCAGAGAAAAGATGCTCGAATATAAGCGGCAGCGCGATGATGAATTTATACGCAAGGAAGCCGAGCTTCAACGCCAGGCCAAGGACCGCGAAACGCTTTTGACCCGGCAGGCGCAGGAGAAAGAGGCCGACCTCCAGCGCCAGGCCAAGGAGCGCGAAGCGCTGCTGACGCGGCAGGTACAAGAGGAACGCGAACAACTTCGCCGCACCGTCGCCGCCGACTACGAGAACCAGCTACAACTTTTGCAACACGCCAACCGCGAGGGCGAAGAAAAGCTAAAGGAAGCCCGGCGGAAGGAAATGGAATACCTCCAGAAGGAACAAGACCTCACTACCAAGGAACAGGAGCTCGAACTAACCCTCCAAAGACGCCTGCTCGAAGAACGCACCGCGCTCACCGAAAAGATCCGGAAGGAAGAACTCGACAAGGTTGCCTTGAAAGAAACCGAACACCAGCTCCGTGTCCGCGAGCTCGAAAAACAACTCGAAGACCAGAAAAAGCTCGCCGAGGAAATGAAGCGCAAAGCCGAGCAAGGCTCCACGCAGCTCCAGGGCGAGATCCAGGAGCTCGCCCTCGAAGAAATGCTCCGGACCGCCTTCCCCTTCGACCTCGTCGAAGAAGTCGGCAAGGGTATCCGCGGCGCCGACTGTATCCAAACCGTCCGCAACAGCTTCGGACAGGTCTGCGGCAAAATCATCTACGAAAGCAAGCGCACCAAAGAATTTTCCAAGGACTGGCCCGAAAAGCTCAAGGCCGACATGCGCCACCTCTCTGCCGACCTCGCCATCCTCGTCACCCAGACCATGCCCCGGGATATGGACCGCTTCGGCGAACGCGACGGCGTCTGGATCTGCACCTTTAGCGAGGTCGGAGCCCTGGCCCACGTCCTCCGTGACGGCCTCCTCAAAGTATACAACGCCAGCCGTTCCCAGGAAAACCAAGGCGAGAAAATGGTCATGCTCTACCGCTACCTCACCTCAAACGAGTTCGCCGAACAATGGAAAGCCATCCGCGAAGGCTTTGCGTCCATGCGCCAGTCCATCCAGCGCGAACGCGACGCCATGGAAAAGCTGTGGAAGGCCCGGGAAAAACAATTGGAGAAAGTGCTGCTGAACGCCGCCCACATCAAGGGCTCGATCGAGGGGATCGCGGGGTCGGATTCGGTGGATTTGCGGCTGACCGACGAGGAGGACGAGGCGTCCGATCTCCTGTTGAATTAG
- a CDS encoding DUF3810 domain-containing protein codes for MAKYKRLLILVVLFLAVAWFGMYPEWVERAYSTGIYPHLAALLRGLWGWVPFSAGDVFYFAAGVLLLTWAVILVARLLKREWSFRQWLGWGRRFVEWCLVIILVFNLAWALNYNRLGIAYQLRLDPRPYGRDTLQNLIDSLLIRVNDERRAAVAPLPDAGVILREAREAYRGIEGDTSLAFIHYTYKSIKPSMYGEWGNYMGFLGYYNPFTGEAQVNCTVPAFTLPYTACHEMAHQLGYASESEANFVGYLAAVHSTDPWFRYSAYFDLFSYANRELFLRDSAAARRNYHALDTLVRADYHTLINFLRAHRNPLEPVLNRMYDGYLKAHHQEKGIESYSEVTAWLIAYRQKYGRL; via the coding sequence ATGGCAAAATATAAAAGGCTGTTGATCCTCGTCGTCTTATTTCTTGCGGTGGCCTGGTTCGGGATGTATCCGGAATGGGTGGAACGGGCGTACAGCACGGGCATATATCCGCACCTGGCGGCGCTCCTGAGGGGACTTTGGGGTTGGGTACCCTTTAGCGCGGGGGACGTATTTTATTTTGCCGCGGGAGTCCTGTTGCTCACGTGGGCGGTTATCCTGGTGGCCCGCCTGTTGAAAAGGGAATGGAGTTTCCGGCAGTGGTTGGGGTGGGGGAGGCGTTTTGTGGAATGGTGCCTGGTCATCATCCTGGTGTTCAACCTGGCGTGGGCGCTCAACTATAACCGGCTGGGGATCGCTTACCAACTGAGGTTGGATCCCCGTCCCTACGGCCGGGATACGTTGCAAAACCTGATCGACTCTCTGCTCATTCGCGTCAATGACGAAAGACGGGCGGCGGTGGCACCCCTGCCGGATGCCGGGGTGATCCTCCGGGAGGCGCGGGAAGCATACCGGGGCATCGAGGGGGATACGAGCCTGGCCTTTATCCACTATACGTATAAGTCGATCAAACCCTCGATGTATGGGGAATGGGGAAACTATATGGGCTTTCTGGGCTACTACAATCCCTTTACGGGAGAAGCCCAGGTGAATTGTACCGTTCCGGCCTTTACGCTGCCGTATACCGCCTGTCACGAAATGGCGCACCAACTGGGGTATGCCAGCGAAAGCGAGGCCAACTTCGTGGGGTATCTTGCGGCGGTGCACTCTACCGATCCGTGGTTCCGCTACTCGGCCTATTTCGACCTTTTCAGTTACGCCAACCGGGAGCTCTTCCTCCGGGATTCGGCGGCGGCGCGGCGGAACTATCACGCGCTGGATACGCTGGTTCGCGCGGATTATCACACGCTGATCAACTTTTTAAGGGCGCATAGAAATCCGCTGGAGCCAGTGTTGAACAGGATGTATGACGGGTATCTGAAGGCGCACCACCAGGAAAAGGGGATCGAAAGCTATAGCGAGGTGACAGCGTGGCTGATTGCCTACAGGCAAAAATACGGGCGGCTCTGA
- the plsX gene encoding phosphate acyltransferase PlsX gives MRIGIDMMGGDYAPQEAVKGVVQYLQSSSAIDVTLIGDEQQVKSLLTDAPPTVRFVHAPDVIGMQEHPTKALKEKTNSSIAIGFKLLATGEIDAFISAGNTGAMMVGTFYSIKSIEGVLRPTISTIIPKLDGSFSLLLDVGLNADCKAENLLQFAILGSLYAQHILKIDDPKVGLVNVGEEEGKGNLLAQAAYPLLKASEQINFLGNIEGRDILQGKADVMVCEGFTGNVILKMAESLYDVAVHRGLKDDEYFHRFHYENYGGTPILGVSKPVIIGHGISEAPAFKNMIILAQKMLESDLLGKMKSCFVA, from the coding sequence ATGCGCATCGGAATCGACATGATGGGAGGCGACTACGCTCCACAGGAAGCTGTGAAGGGTGTAGTGCAGTATCTTCAGTCATCTTCGGCTATCGATGTGACCCTGATCGGGGACGAGCAGCAGGTGAAGTCATTGCTGACCGACGCTCCCCCGACGGTCCGGTTCGTACACGCACCGGACGTCATCGGGATGCAGGAGCACCCGACCAAGGCCCTCAAGGAAAAAACGAACTCATCCATCGCCATAGGCTTCAAGCTGCTGGCGACCGGTGAGATCGATGCATTTATCAGCGCCGGCAACACCGGCGCCATGATGGTGGGCACCTTCTACAGCATCAAGTCGATCGAAGGCGTTCTCCGACCCACGATTTCGACCATCATCCCCAAGCTCGACGGAAGCTTTTCCCTGCTCTTAGACGTCGGTCTGAACGCCGACTGTAAGGCGGAAAACCTGCTGCAGTTTGCCATTCTGGGCAGCCTTTACGCCCAGCACATCCTCAAGATCGACGACCCGAAGGTCGGCCTGGTCAATGTCGGCGAGGAAGAAGGCAAGGGCAACCTCCTGGCACAGGCGGCCTATCCCCTGCTCAAGGCCAGCGAACAAATCAACTTCCTGGGGAACATCGAAGGACGGGACATCCTGCAAGGAAAGGCCGACGTCATGGTCTGCGAAGGTTTTACGGGCAACGTCATCCTGAAAATGGCCGAGTCCCTGTATGACGTGGCCGTCCACCGCGGTTTGAAGGACGATGAATATTTCCACCGCTTTCACTACGAGAATTACGGGGGTACGCCCATCTTAGGCGTTTCCAAGCCGGTCATCATCGGACACGGCATCTCCGAAGCCCCCGCTTTCAAGAATATGATCATTCTTGCCCAAAAGATGCTGGAAAGCGATCTCCTGGGCAAGATGAAGTCCTGTTTTGTTGCCTAA
- the rpmF gene encoding 50S ribosomal protein L32, with amino-acid sequence MPNPKRRHSQQRSAKRRTHYTAETVTLSKDSTTGELHVRHRAHESEGKLYYKGKLVAEKAPRKA; translated from the coding sequence ATGCCCAATCCTAAACGCAGACATTCCCAGCAACGCAGCGCCAAGAGGAGGACCCACTATACCGCCGAAACGGTGACCCTGAGCAAGGACAGCACTACCGGTGAACTGCACGTTCGCCACCGCGCCCATGAGAGCGAAGGCAAGCTGTACTACAAAGGCAAACTGGTCGCCGAAAAGGCCCCCCGGAAGGCATAA